One segment of Odontesthes bonariensis isolate fOdoBon6 chromosome 1, fOdoBon6.hap1, whole genome shotgun sequence DNA contains the following:
- the LOC142384514 gene encoding C3a anaphylatoxin chemotactic receptor, translating into MNGTQTANLSSSSSFLRSEVSRGIQIAVTLIIFLVGVPLNGLVVWSLGLRGNRHLVRRGSNGETRSASSFRVYVLNLALADLILLLRTPLMLGYIIHDFSWPFGHVFCRLIMFLRGLGLYASAFLLCAVALERCLCLLRPVWAQLHRPSWAVPLVCGLLWLVATIVSVPYLHFAVLKEWNTSFHCMESGKLIMGLFVTETIAGFILPLLVFLGSNLAVLLTIKHVVPPTPSSSSPSMARKMSRMYHVLFFTMLLFITCWVPYFVCRFLEALAQEQSNLNITAKIGKYISLYLVYIKSALNPVLYVFAARGLSHAIKASLVSTIGRLFNDESFESIRRKSRSHTQEHTGVSERSPVF; encoded by the exons ATGAATGGTACACAAACAGCAAACCTAAGTAGCTCCAGCAGCTTCTTGAGGAGTGAAGTCTCAAGGGGGATCCAAATTGCAGTCACCCTGATCATATTCCTG GTGGGAGTGCCTCTGAATGGGCTGGTGGTCTGGTCACTTGGACTGCGAGGTAATCGTCACCTGGTACGCAGAGGCAGTAATGGGGAGACGCGCTCTGCCAGCAGTTTCCGGGTCTATGTGCTGAACTTGGCTCTGGCTGATCTTATCCTGCTCCTTCGGACGCCTCTCATGTTGGGCTACATAATTCACGACTTCAGTTGGCCATTTGGCCATGTCTTCTGCCGTCTGATAATGTTCCTCCGAGGCCTTGGGTTGTACGCCTCCGCTTTCCTCCTCTGTGCCGTGGCTCTGGAGCGCTGCTTGTGCCTGCTGAGGCCTGTGTGGGCTCAATTGCATCGGCCCTCCTGGGCTGTTCCTCTGGTCTGTGGCCTCTTGTGGCTGGTGGCCACCATTGTGTCTGTCCCCTACCTCCACTTTGCTGTCCTTAAAGAATGGAACACTTCATTCCACTGCATGGAGAGTGGAAAGCTTATCATGGGTTTGTTTGTTACAGAAACAATAGCAGGCTTCATTTTGCCCCTGTTGGTGTTCCTGGGAAGTAACCTGGCTGTTTTGCTCACCATTAAACATGTAGTGCCCCCAACACCCTCCTCGTCCAGCCCTTCCATGGCTCGCAAGATGTCCAGGATGTACCACGTGCTCTTTTTCACCATGCTCCTCTTCATCACCTGCTGGGTGCCCTACTTTGTTTGTCGGTTCCTGGAGGCCCTGGCACAAGAACAATCTAATCTGAATATTACAGCAAAAATTGGCAAATACATATCTCTGTACCTGGTGTACATCAAAAGTGCTCTTAATCCTGTGCTGTATGTGTTTGCTGCCAGAGGCTTGAGCCATGCTATCAAAGCTTCACTCGTCTCCACCATAGGACGACTTTTCAACGATGAGTCCTTTGAATCCATCAGGAGGAAGTCAAGAAGTCACACTCAAGAACACACAGGTGTATCAGAGAGATCACCAGTTTTTTAA